The proteins below are encoded in one region of Phaseolus vulgaris cultivar G19833 chromosome 1, P. vulgaris v2.0, whole genome shotgun sequence:
- the LOC137813732 gene encoding acetyl-coenzyme A synthetase, chloroplastic/glyoxysomal produces MIPLSHNSVSVHLGGVPRDPLHPIALDPSLNKPSSSLSLFWNCKRKRWKISTTMASNIKTNNFLRHVESMKLMPSGAGHISHLNAVILGDSLATEEDDFVLPSHDFASQANVQSPEQYLKMYKRSIEDPAGFWSEIAAEFYWKQKWGHKVCDENFDVRKGNIKIEWFKGGITNICYNCLDRNVEAGLGDKVAIYWEGNEPGLDGNLTYTQLLHQVCQLANYLKDNGVKKGDAVIIYLPMLMELPIAMLACARIGAVHSVVFAGFSAEALAQRIVDCKPKVVITCNAVKRGPKVLNLKDIVDAAIKDSAQNGVSIDKCLVYENSLATKREDTKWKDGRDIWWQDVVPQYPTSCPVEWVDAEDPLFLLYTSGSTGKPKGVLHTTGGYMVYTATTFKYAFDYKQSDIYWCTADCGWITGHSYVTYGPMLNGASVIVYEGAPNYPDAGRCWDIVDKYKVTLFYTAPTLVRSLMRDGDDFVTRYSRKSLRVLGSVGEPINPSAWRWFYNVVGDSRCPISDTWWQTETGGFMITPLPGAWPQKPGSATFPFFGVQPVIVDENGVEIEGECNGYLCVKKSWPGAFRTLYGDHERYETTYFKAFAGYYFSGDGCSRDKDGYHWLTGRVDDVINVSGHRIGTAEVESALVSHPKCAEAAVVGVEHAVKGQGIYAFVTMVDGVQYSEELRKELILTVRKQIGAFAAPDKIHWAPGLPKTRSGKIMRRVLRKIASRQLDELGDTSTLADPNVVNQLIELADS; encoded by the exons ATGATTCCTCTGTCCCATAACTCAGTCTCTGTTCATCTGGGTGGAGTGCCCCGTGACCCTCTTCACCCAATTGCTTTGGATCCCTCTCTTAATAagccttcttcttctctttctctgttTTGGAATTGCAAGAGAAAAAGGTGGAAAATTTCTACTACTATGGCTTCTAATATCAAGACCAACAATTTCCTTCGCCATGTGGAATCAATGAAGCTTATGCCATCAGGGGCAGGTCACATTTCACACTTGAATGCTGTGATACTTGGTGATTCTCTCGCAACTGAAGAGGATGATTTCGTTCTTCCTAGTCATGACTTTGCTAGCCAAGCTAATGTTCAGTCCCCAGAACAG TATCTGAAGATGTACAAGAGATCTATTGAGGACCCTGCTGGGTTCTGGTCTGAGATTGCGGCAGAGTTTTATTGGAAACAAAAATGGGGTCATAAAGTATGTGATGAAAATTTTGATGTAAGGAAAGGGAATATCAAGATTGAG TGGTTCAAGGGTGGGATCACCAACATCTGTTATAATTGCTTGGATAGAAATGTTGAAGCTGGACTTGGTGACAAGGTAGCTATTTACTGGGAAGGTAATGAACCTGGTTTGGATGGTAATTTGACGTACACCCAGCTTCTTCATCAAGTTTGCCAG CTTGCTAACTATCTGAAGGATAATGGTGTGAAAAAGGGAGATgctgtaattatttatttgccTATGCTTATGGAGCTCCCCATCGCAATGCTTGCCTGTGCCCGGATTGGTGCTGTTCATTCG GTTGTATTTGCTGGTTTTTCTGCAGAAGCTCTTGCCCAGAGAATCGTTGATTGTAAACCAAAAGTTGTAATTACTTGCAATGCTGTTAAAAGGGGCCCTAAGGTTCTCAATCTGAAAGATATTGTTGATGCTGCAATCAAGGATTCAGCCCAAAATGGAGTTTCTATTG ATAAATGCTTAGTTTATGAAAACTCATTGGCAACGAAGAGGGAAGATACCAAATGGAAGGATGGGCGTGATATATGGTGGCAG GATGTCGTTCCTCAATATCCAACTAGTTGTCCAGTGGAGTGGGTCGATGCCGAGGACCCACTTTTTCTACTCTATACAAGTGGGAGCACAGGCAAACCTAAG GGTGTCTTGCATACAACTGGTGGTTACATGGTGTACACTGCAACGACATTCAAGTATGCATTTGACTACAAGCAGTCTGACATCTACTG GTGTACAGCAGATTGTGGTTGGATTACCGGGCATAGCTATGTCACTTATGGACCCATGCTCAATGGTGCATCTGTTATTGTGTATGAAGGG GCTCCTAATTATCCTGATGCTGGGCGATGTTGGGACATTGTTGACAAATATAAAGTGACATTATTTTACACTGCCCCCACACTGGTGCGGTCCCTCATGCGTGATGGTGATGAT TTTGTTACTCGCTACTCAAGGAAATCTTTACGAGTCCTAGGAAGTGTAGGTGAGCCAATAAATCCAAGTGCATGGAGGTGGTTTTACAATGTAGTTGGAGATTCAAGGTGCCCTATCTCTGACACTTGGTGGCAAACAGAAACGGGTGGCTTCATG ATAACTCCACTACCAGGTGCTTGGCCCCAGAAACCCGGTTCTGCAACTTTCCCTTTCTTTGGAGTTCAG CCTGTCATAGTGGATGAAAATGGTGTAGAAATAGAAGGTGAGTGCAATGGATATTTGTGTGTTAAGAAATCGTGGCCTGGAGCTTTCAGAACTCTGTATGGTGATCATGAAAGATATGAAACAACATATTTCAAGGCATTTGCGGGATACTATTTCAGTGGCGATGGTTGCAGCAG GGATAAAGATGGATACCATTGGCTCACTGGAAGAGTTGATGATGTCATCAATGTCAG TGGGCATCGGATTGGCACAGCTGAAGTGGAATCAGCTCTAGTTTCACATCCGAAATGTGCAGAGGCTGCTGTGGTTGGTGTGGAGCACGCG GTGAAAGGACAGGGTATCTATGCATTTGTTACAATGGTGGATGGTGTTCAATACAGTGAAGAACTACGGAAGGAGCTCATACTCACTGTTCGAAAGCAG ATTGGAGCCTTTGCAGCACCTGACAAAATCCATTGGGCACCTGGCCTTCCAAAAACAAGGAGTGGAAAGATAATGCGAAGAGTTCTGAGAAAAATTGCTTCCAGGCAGTTGGATGAACTTGGAGATACAAGTACCCTTGCAGATCCAAACGTGGTCAATCAACTTATCGAACTTGCTGATTCTTGA